The following coding sequences lie in one Anguilla anguilla isolate fAngAng1 chromosome 14, fAngAng1.pri, whole genome shotgun sequence genomic window:
- the LOC118213176 gene encoding fructose-1,6-bisphosphatase 1-like, which translates to MSDRGAFDTNVVTLTRFVLEEGRKAKGTGELTTLLNSMCTAIKAISSAVRKAGIANLYGIAGSTNVTGDQVKKLDILSNDLVINMIKSSFTSCVLVSEEDERAIIVEPESRGKYVVCFDPLDGSSNIDCLASIGTIFAIYRKTTDDEPNEKDALQSGRNIVAAGYALYGSATMMVLSTGQGVNCFMLDPAIGEFILVDKDVRIKKKGKIYSLNEGYAQYFDPAVTEYLRKKKFPEDGSAPYGGRYVGSMVADVHRTLVYGGIFLYPANVKSPKGKLRLLYECNPMAYIMEQAGGMATTGNMNILDIQPESIHQRAPVVLGSPDDVQEYIAIFKKHVQ; encoded by the exons ATGTCCGACAGAGGAGCCTTCGACACAAATGTGGTTACCCTCACACGATTCGtgctggaggaggggagaaaagCCAAGGGGACTGGAGAACTGACAACACTTCTCAATTCAATGTGCACAGCCATCAAAGCAATCTCAAGCGCAGTCAGAAAAGCTGGCATTGCTAATCT CTATGGCATTGCTGGGAGCACCAATGTGACTGGGGACCAGGTCAAGAAGCTTGACATCCTCTCCAATGACTTGGTCATTAACATGATCAAGTCATCCTTCACCTCCTGTGTGCTGGTCTCAGAGGAAGATGAAAGGGCCATCATTGTGGAGCCAGAGAGCAGG GGTAAATATGTTGTCTGTTTCGACCCTCTGGATGGTTCTTCAAACATTGACTGTCTCGCATCAATTGGAACCATTTTTGCAATCTACAGAAAG ACAACAGACGATGAGCCAAATGAGAAGGATGCCCTACAGTCTGGCAGGAACATTGTGGCAGCTGGGTATGCCCTGTACGGTAGCGCTACAATGATGGTGCTGTCTACCGGCCAGGGGGTCAACTGCTTCATGCTGGACCCT GCAATTGGTGAGTTCATTCTCGTAGACAAGGATGTCAGGATAAAGAAGAAGGGCAAGATCTACAGCCTCAATGAAGGCTACGCCCAGTATTTCGACCCTGCTGTCACAGAGTACCTGAGAAAGAAGAAATTCCCTGAG GATGGCAGCGCCCCCTATGGTGGGAGGTATGTGGGCTCAATGGTAGCAGATGTACATCGGACACTAGTGTATGGAGGCATTTTTCTGTACCCAGCCAATGTCAAGAGCCCTAAGGGCAAG CTGAGGCTGCTGTACGAGTGCAACCCCATGGCCTACATCATGGAGCAGGCCGGAGGGATGGCCACCACCGGGAACATGAATATTCTGGACATCCAACCCGAGTCCATCCACCAGAGGGCACCAGTGGTGCTGGGCTCCCCTGACGACGTGCAGGAGTACATCGCCATCTTCAAGAAGCACGTCCAGTGA
- the LOC118213177 gene encoding progestin and adipoQ receptor family member 3-like, producing the protein MPQKLLKSAHYIELGSYQYWPVLVPRGIRLYTYEQIPVFLKSNPYITDGYRAHLPSKLCIKSLFILSNETVNIWSHLLGFILFFSLGLYDMTAVLPTAGASREDYVIYSIGLFCFQVCMLCSVGYHLFCCHRSEKTSRRWMALDYAGISIGILGCYVPGVFYAFYCNGYWRQVYLITVLAMILTVFFAQIHPHYLTQDWHQLRTIIFCSVAGYGVIPATHWVWINGGFGAAIVQEFLPRVLVMYLIAATAFIFYITKVPERYFPGQLNYLGASHQLWHILVVLMFYWWHQTAVSIMHFRHSQPCPEYSQSG; encoded by the exons ATGCCTCAAAAGCTTTTGAAGAGTGCCCATTACATAGAGCTGGGAAGCTACCAATACTGGCCTGTGCTTGTTCCGCGGGGAATCCGTTTGTACACATACGAACAAATTCCGGTCTTCTTGAAAAGTAACCCCTACATCACAGATGGATACAGAGCTCACCTACCGTCAAAGCTTTGCATTAAAAG CCTCTTCATCCTGTCCAATGAAACGGTGAACATCTGGAGTCACCTGCTGGGCTTCATCCTCTTCTTTTCCCTGGGGCTGTACGACATGACCGCAGTGCTGCCTACAGCTGGGGCCTCCAGAGAGGACTACGTCATCTACTCCATAGGGCTCTTCTGCTTTCAG GTGTGCATGCTGTGCTCGGTTGGCTATCACCTGTTCTGCTGCCACCGGTCGGAGAAGACTAGTCGCCGCTGGATGGCACTGGACTACGCTGGAATCTCCATCGGGATCCTCGGCTGCTATGTCCCAGGAGTCTTCTACGCCTTTTACTGCAATGGT TACTGGAGGCAGGTGTACCTGATCACAGTGTTGGCCATGATCCTGACGGTCTTCTTCGCCCAGATCCACCCCCATTACCTCACGCAGGATTGGCATCAGCTGCGCACCATCATCTTCTGCTCGGTAGCCGGATACGGAGTCATCCCTGCCACCCACTGGGTGTGGATCAACGGCGGCTTTGGGGCTGCCATTGTCCAG GAGTTCTTGCCTCGCGTTTTGGTCATGTATTTGATAGCTGCAACAGCCTTTATTTTCTATATCACCAAAGTTCCTGAGCGCTATTTTCCAG GGCAGCTGAATTACCTTGGTGCCAGTCATCAGTTGTGGCACATCCTGGTGGTGCTGATGTTTTACTGGTGGCACCAGACTGCCGTGTCCATAATGCATTTTCGCCACAGCCAGCCCTGCCCAGAGTACTCCCAAAGCGGTTAG